In Ectothiorhodospira sp. BSL-9, a single window of DNA contains:
- the fliP gene encoding flagellar type III secretion system pore protein FliP (The bacterial flagellar biogenesis protein FliP forms a type III secretion system (T3SS)-type pore required for flagellar assembly.): MKSRAGWALWLPLLAILPLDTAMAQAGFDILTVEPGPDGSETYSVTLQILILMTLMSLLPAALIMLTAFTRIIIVLGILRQGIGTTQTPSNQILIGLALFLTFFVMAPVFQAVNEEAVQPFVAEEISQEEMVQRAWEPMRDFMLEQTRETDIAMFARIAGYESFESPEEVPFSVLVPSFITSELKTAFQIGFLILIPFLIVDLVVASVLMSMGMMMLSPLIISLPFKIMLFVLVDGWALIMGTLATSFFA; the protein is encoded by the coding sequence ATGAAATCCCGCGCCGGGTGGGCCCTGTGGCTGCCGCTGCTGGCCATCTTGCCCCTGGATACGGCCATGGCCCAGGCAGGATTTGACATCCTCACCGTGGAGCCGGGCCCGGACGGCAGTGAGACCTATTCGGTCACCCTGCAGATCCTGATCCTCATGACCCTGATGAGCCTGCTGCCGGCGGCGCTCATCATGCTGACTGCCTTTACGCGCATCATCATCGTACTGGGCATTCTGCGTCAGGGCATCGGTACCACCCAGACGCCTTCCAACCAGATCCTCATCGGTCTGGCCCTGTTTCTCACCTTCTTCGTCATGGCGCCGGTCTTCCAGGCGGTGAACGAGGAAGCCGTGCAGCCCTTCGTGGCAGAGGAAATCTCTCAGGAAGAGATGGTACAGCGGGCCTGGGAGCCCATGCGGGACTTCATGCTGGAGCAGACCCGTGAAACGGACATCGCCATGTTTGCCCGCATTGCCGGCTACGAGAGCTTCGAATCCCCCGAAGAGGTGCCTTTTTCGGTCCTGGTGCCCTCGTTCATCACCAGTGAACTCAAGACCGCCTTCCAGATCGGGTTTCTGATCCTGATTCCGTTCCTGATCGTGGATCTGGTGGTGGCCAGCGTGCTGATGTCCATGGGGATGATGATGCTCTCCCCGCTGATCATCTCGCTGCCCTTCAAGATCATGCTGTTCGTGCTGGTGGATGGCTGGGCCCTGATCATGGGCACCCTGGCCACCAGCTTTTTCGCCTGA
- the fliQ gene encoding flagellar biosynthesis protein FliQ: MTPETVVEVGQEALMTIIMLAAPVLITGLSIGLFIGMIQAATSIQEMTLSFIPKLLGMFAALMVFGGWMLDLLVNYVTRLYDAIPGLIG; the protein is encoded by the coding sequence ATGACCCCCGAGACCGTCGTTGAAGTGGGCCAGGAGGCATTGATGACCATCATCATGCTGGCCGCGCCGGTGCTCATCACCGGGCTGAGCATCGGGCTGTTCATCGGCATGATCCAGGCCGCCACGTCCATTCAGGAAATGACCCTGTCGTTCATCCCCAAGCTGCTGGGCATGTTCGCCGCCCTGATGGTCTTTGGTGGCTGGATGCTGGATCTTCTGGTCAATTACGTGACCCGTCTCTACGACGCCATTCCCGGACTCATCGGGTAG
- the fliR gene encoding flagellar biosynthetic protein FliR has protein sequence MFSFTEAELLALVAAFVWPFVRISAMLLAAPIFGAGTVPVRVRIVLALVLALMVAPLLPEPPPVSPFSLEGLLVTAQQVLIGLTMGFILQMVLSALTMAGESIALSMGLGYASMVDPAMGVQVPVVSQFFMIMGTLIFLAMNGHLVMLEMLLRSFEMMPVAVDGLSQVDMWAVVQFGSTMYVGALLVGLPIVSAMLMVNLSMGVITRASPQLNIFAVGFPMMILLGFILIMFTLPALTLRVEDLAMAGFGVISRMLGS, from the coding sequence ATGTTCAGTTTCACCGAAGCCGAACTCCTCGCCCTGGTGGCCGCTTTCGTGTGGCCCTTCGTGCGCATCAGCGCCATGCTGCTGGCGGCGCCGATCTTTGGCGCGGGTACGGTGCCGGTCCGGGTTCGTATTGTGCTGGCCCTGGTGCTGGCACTCATGGTGGCGCCGCTGTTGCCCGAGCCACCGCCGGTGTCGCCGTTCAGTCTGGAAGGGCTTCTGGTCACGGCTCAGCAGGTGCTGATCGGGCTCACCATGGGCTTCATCCTGCAGATGGTGTTGAGCGCCCTGACCATGGCGGGTGAATCCATCGCCCTGTCCATGGGCCTGGGCTATGCCTCCATGGTGGATCCGGCGATGGGTGTTCAGGTGCCGGTGGTATCACAGTTCTTCATGATCATGGGGACGTTGATCTTCCTCGCCATGAATGGCCACCTGGTGATGCTGGAGATGCTCCTGCGCAGTTTTGAAATGATGCCCGTGGCGGTGGACGGGCTCAGTCAGGTGGATATGTGGGCCGTGGTGCAGTTCGGCTCCACCATGTACGTGGGGGCACTGCTGGTGGGGCTGCCCATTGTGTCCGCCATGCTCATGGTCAACCTGTCCATGGGGGTGATCACCCGCGCCTCGCCGCAGTTGAACATCTTCGCCGTCGGTTTCCCCATGATGATCCTGCTGGGGTTCATTCTCATCATGTTCACGCTGCCCGCCCTCACGCTTCGGGTCGAGGATCTGGCCATGGCAGGCTTCGGTGTGATCTCACGGATGCTGGGGAGTTAG
- the flhB gene encoding flagellar biosynthesis protein FlhB gives MAENETSQEKTEQPTPKRLRDAQDKGQVASSKELNTTLVLLAGSGTLLVLGGDMLNRIQELIRRSFMVDRERIFDPAFMLTALEHRIAEALLVLAPMMLILVVAAITGPVVMGGGRFRPQGMAPKPDKLSPIKGIKRIFGPQGAMELGKTLAKFSLITTVASFLLWNLSGRIVGLGAQDMVPGVVHAGYLIAWTFVALSVSLILVAMIDVPFQIWNHQRQLRMTKQEVKDEFKETEGKPEVKSKIRQTQHEISQRRMMGEVPKADVVVTNPTHFAVALKYDQSKMGAPRVVAKGADEVAAEIRQLARVHQVPLFSAPPLARALFFSTRLDQEIPAGLYVAVAQVLAYVYQLRHAHRQGADEPTPPDDLPVPSEFLKRDPTRGEEQ, from the coding sequence ATGGCCGAAAACGAAACTTCCCAGGAAAAAACGGAACAACCGACCCCCAAACGCCTGCGGGATGCGCAGGACAAGGGGCAGGTGGCCAGTTCCAAGGAACTCAACACCACGCTGGTGCTGCTGGCCGGCTCGGGCACGCTGCTTGTGCTGGGCGGCGACATGCTCAACCGGATTCAGGAACTGATCCGGCGCAGCTTCATGGTGGATCGGGAACGTATTTTTGATCCCGCCTTCATGCTCACTGCCCTTGAGCACCGGATCGCCGAGGCCCTGCTGGTGCTGGCACCGATGATGCTCATCCTCGTGGTGGCCGCGATCACGGGCCCGGTGGTGATGGGCGGTGGGCGTTTCAGACCACAGGGCATGGCGCCCAAGCCGGACAAGCTCAGCCCCATCAAGGGGATCAAGCGGATCTTCGGCCCCCAGGGCGCCATGGAACTGGGCAAGACCCTGGCCAAGTTTTCGCTGATCACCACGGTGGCCTCGTTCCTGTTGTGGAACCTCTCCGGACGCATCGTCGGCCTGGGCGCCCAGGACATGGTGCCCGGGGTCGTGCATGCCGGCTACCTGATCGCCTGGACCTTCGTGGCGTTGAGTGTGTCACTGATCCTGGTGGCCATGATCGATGTGCCGTTTCAGATCTGGAATCACCAGCGCCAGTTGCGCATGACCAAGCAGGAAGTCAAGGACGAGTTCAAGGAGACGGAAGGCAAGCCGGAAGTGAAGAGCAAGATCCGCCAGACCCAGCACGAGATCTCCCAGCGGCGCATGATGGGGGAGGTGCCCAAGGCGGATGTGGTGGTGACCAACCCCACCCACTTTGCGGTGGCCTTGAAGTATGACCAGTCAAAGATGGGTGCCCCGCGGGTCGTGGCCAAGGGGGCGGACGAGGTGGCGGCCGAGATCCGCCAGCTGGCCCGGGTGCATCAGGTGCCTTTGTTCTCCGCCCCGCCGCTGGCGCGGGCGCTGTTCTTCAGCACTCGCCTGGATCAGGAGATTCCGGCAGGCCTTTATGTGGCCGTGGCCCAGGTGCTGGCCTATGTCTATCAATTGCGCCATGCCCATCGCCAGGGGGCCGACGAGCCCACCCCACCTGATGATCTGCCCGTGCCCAGTGAATTTCTCAAGCGTGATCCCACCCGTGGGGAGGAACAGTAG
- the flhA gene encoding flagellar biosynthesis protein FlhA, translated as MEALRSIQRSGLGAPLLLMALLTMMVIPLPPLALDLLFTFNIALSLVVILVAVYTPRPLEFAVFPTVLLVATLLRLALNVASTRVILLEGHTGTDAAGNVIGAFGDFVVGGNYAVGLVVFAILVIINFVVVTKGAGRVSEVSARFTLDAMPGKQMAIDADLNSGLISQDEARRRRDEVSQEADFYGSMDGASKFVRGDAIAGILILFINIIGGLVIGTLQHGMSVGDAATNYILLTIGDGLVAQIPSLLLSSATAIIVTRVSTSQDMGQQVLSQLFGAPRALFVAAGIVGALGMVPGMPNMVFLSLATLMATSGYFMMQRRKALEVAEAEEMEADAPPPSPEMKELTWDDVPPVDLVGLEVGYRLIPLVDRSQGGQLMGRIKGVRRKLSQELGFLIQPVHIRDNLDLGPNHYRITLMGVTVGEGEVFTDREMAINPGQVFGEVKGTPTKDPTFGLDALWIDPAQREEAQGLGYTVVDAGTVVATHLSQILRDHAHELLGHEEVQHLLDTLGKHSPKLVENLVPKTLNLGVVLKVMQNLLAEQIPIRDMRTIAETLAEHGPRSQDPDVLTAAVRVSLSRSIVQNIIGTATELPLLAIDPSLEQILQKSSQGASGAGLGIEPGLAERLQRSIAEASQRQEMSGEPSVLVVSPDIRPWMARWLRSAVRGLNVLAYTEIPDNKQIRVVATVGREET; from the coding sequence ATGGAAGCCCTGCGCAGTATCCAGCGGTCGGGCCTGGGCGCACCCCTGCTGCTCATGGCGCTGCTGACCATGATGGTGATCCCGCTGCCGCCGTTGGCGCTGGATTTGCTGTTCACCTTCAATATCGCCCTGTCACTGGTGGTGATCCTGGTGGCCGTGTACACGCCCAGGCCGCTGGAATTTGCGGTTTTTCCCACCGTGCTGCTGGTGGCGACCCTGCTGCGCCTGGCCCTGAACGTGGCGTCGACCCGGGTGATCCTGCTGGAGGGGCATACCGGTACCGATGCCGCTGGCAACGTGATCGGCGCCTTCGGTGACTTCGTGGTCGGCGGCAATTACGCGGTGGGTCTGGTGGTCTTTGCCATCCTGGTGATCATCAACTTCGTGGTGGTGACCAAGGGCGCGGGGCGCGTCTCGGAGGTGAGCGCCCGCTTCACACTGGATGCCATGCCGGGCAAGCAGATGGCCATCGATGCCGATCTCAATTCCGGGCTCATCTCCCAGGATGAGGCTCGTCGGCGGCGTGACGAGGTGTCTCAGGAAGCAGATTTCTATGGTTCCATGGATGGTGCCAGCAAGTTCGTGCGGGGCGATGCCATCGCCGGCATCCTGATCCTGTTCATCAATATCATCGGGGGGCTGGTGATTGGCACCCTGCAGCATGGGATGAGCGTGGGTGATGCTGCCACCAACTACATCCTGCTCACCATCGGTGATGGTCTGGTGGCGCAGATTCCGTCACTGCTGCTGTCCTCCGCCACGGCGATCATCGTCACCCGTGTATCCACCTCCCAGGACATGGGTCAGCAGGTGCTCAGCCAGTTGTTCGGTGCCCCCCGGGCCCTGTTCGTCGCGGCAGGCATCGTGGGCGCCCTGGGGATGGTCCCTGGCATGCCCAACATGGTTTTCCTGAGCCTGGCCACGCTGATGGCCACCAGCGGCTACTTCATGATGCAGCGGCGCAAGGCGCTGGAGGTGGCCGAAGCGGAGGAAATGGAGGCGGACGCTCCGCCTCCAAGCCCGGAGATGAAGGAGCTCACCTGGGATGACGTACCACCTGTGGATCTGGTCGGGCTGGAGGTGGGCTATCGCCTCATTCCCCTGGTGGATCGCTCCCAGGGAGGGCAGCTCATGGGCCGCATCAAGGGTGTGCGGCGCAAGCTGTCCCAGGAACTGGGGTTCCTCATCCAGCCGGTGCACATCCGCGACAACCTGGACCTGGGCCCCAATCACTATCGCATCACCCTGATGGGGGTGACGGTGGGTGAGGGGGAGGTGTTCACCGACCGGGAGATGGCCATCAATCCAGGGCAGGTCTTCGGCGAGGTCAAGGGCACACCCACCAAGGATCCCACCTTTGGTCTGGATGCCCTTTGGATCGATCCGGCTCAGCGGGAGGAGGCCCAGGGCCTGGGGTACACCGTGGTGGACGCCGGCACGGTGGTGGCGACCCATCTGTCGCAGATTCTCCGGGATCATGCGCATGAGCTGCTGGGTCATGAGGAGGTGCAGCACCTGCTGGATACCCTGGGCAAGCATTCACCCAAGCTGGTGGAGAATCTGGTGCCCAAGACCCTGAACCTGGGCGTGGTGCTCAAGGTGATGCAGAACCTGCTGGCGGAACAGATCCCCATTCGCGACATGCGCACCATCGCCGAAACCTTGGCGGAGCATGGGCCGCGCAGTCAGGATCCCGACGTTCTGACGGCGGCGGTGCGGGTGTCTCTGTCCCGATCCATCGTGCAGAACATCATCGGAACGGCCACGGAATTGCCTTTGCTGGCCATTGACCCTTCGTTGGAACAGATTTTGCAAAAGTCTTCACAAGGGGCCTCGGGAGCGGGGTTGGGCATCGAGCCGGGGCTGGCCGAACGCCTGCAACGCTCCATCGCCGAGGCCTCCCAACGCCAGGAAATGTCCGGAGAACCCTCCGTCCTGGTGGTCTCGCCCGATATCCGGCCCTGGATGGCCCGCTGGTTACGCAGTGCTGTAAGGGGGTTGAACGTGCTGGCCTACACCGAAATACCGGATAACAAGCAGATCCGTGTGGTGGCCACCGTGGGACGGGAAGAGACCTGA
- the flhF gene encoding flagellar biosynthesis protein FlhF: protein MKIKRYFAPDMRQAIRQVRDSQGPDAVILSSRSVDGGIELIAAIDYDEDLVTEMADQADHGDAPRANRASDSPPQEDGLEDDLLSLGVDAKSKGQERMPLRRGAGDSWARLPQEATPSRVTQRDASGNASASSEDDPLSAMMTPLMEPPARQKQTPSRKKPETGQVRARAATQSDPEDAAFKAMRKEIQGLRGLLQEQLSVLMDQEFARSEPWRAAIAQRLASMGVDHEVARTVASAVELDKTPAAGRFEPVEGWSEALRQLAGLLPIADDDLLDHNGIIAFVGPSGVGKTTTLAKLAALASLRHGQESIAIITTDVYRLGAHRQLQTIGQLLGVTVHLAQTEQQLKDMLRRVKSKRLVLIDTTGTNQRDKGMLDELAQVTSASAARVMLVMAANVQKGVVDETLSGFSHLQPQGCILTKVDEAASLGEVLSALISSRLPLNFISAGQRIPEDLLAASAPRLVQMAAAALEAPGRFSEQRPRSRFRAQTAPVTSRPDSVNDLSTRFTHAFTQ from the coding sequence ATGAAGATTAAACGCTATTTTGCACCCGACATGCGCCAGGCGATTCGTCAGGTGCGTGACAGCCAGGGTCCGGATGCGGTGATCCTCTCAAGTCGCAGCGTGGACGGAGGGATCGAGCTGATCGCCGCCATCGATTACGACGAGGACCTGGTAACGGAAATGGCGGATCAGGCGGACCATGGAGATGCGCCGCGTGCTAACCGCGCATCTGACTCCCCGCCGCAGGAGGACGGGCTCGAGGATGATCTGCTATCGCTGGGTGTGGATGCGAAGTCAAAAGGCCAGGAGCGGATGCCATTACGTCGCGGGGCAGGGGATTCCTGGGCGCGCCTGCCTCAGGAAGCCACCCCATCCAGAGTGACTCAAAGGGACGCCTCCGGGAACGCGAGTGCGTCGTCGGAGGATGACCCCCTGAGCGCGATGATGACCCCCCTGATGGAGCCACCGGCCAGGCAGAAGCAAACCCCCTCACGCAAGAAGCCCGAGACAGGGCAGGTCAGGGCCAGGGCAGCCACCCAGAGTGACCCCGAGGATGCTGCCTTCAAGGCCATGCGCAAGGAAATTCAGGGACTGCGTGGGTTGTTGCAGGAGCAGCTCTCGGTATTGATGGATCAGGAGTTTGCCCGTTCCGAGCCCTGGCGTGCGGCCATTGCCCAGCGCCTGGCCTCCATGGGGGTGGACCACGAAGTGGCCAGGACAGTGGCCAGTGCCGTGGAACTGGACAAGACTCCGGCTGCCGGCCGGTTCGAGCCGGTGGAAGGGTGGTCCGAGGCCCTGCGCCAGTTGGCGGGCTTGCTGCCCATCGCGGACGATGACCTGCTGGACCACAATGGTATCATCGCCTTTGTGGGCCCCAGTGGCGTGGGTAAAACCACAACGCTGGCCAAACTGGCGGCGCTGGCCAGCCTGCGGCACGGGCAGGAATCCATCGCCATCATCACCACCGATGTCTATCGCCTGGGCGCTCATCGTCAGTTGCAGACCATCGGTCAGTTACTTGGGGTCACCGTCCATCTGGCGCAGACAGAGCAGCAACTCAAGGATATGCTTAGGCGGGTGAAGTCCAAAAGGCTTGTGCTGATCGATACCACCGGAACCAATCAGCGTGACAAGGGCATGCTCGATGAGCTGGCTCAGGTCACCTCGGCATCTGCCGCCCGCGTGATGCTGGTGATGGCCGCCAATGTGCAAAAGGGCGTGGTGGATGAGACCCTGAGCGGGTTCAGTCATTTGCAACCCCAGGGTTGCATCCTGACCAAGGTGGATGAAGCCGCCAGCCTGGGTGAGGTGCTGTCTGCTCTGATCTCATCCAGGCTGCCGCTCAATTTCATCAGCGCAGGCCAGAGGATCCCCGAGGACCTGCTGGCCGCCAGTGCCCCGCGGTTGGTTCAGATGGCGGCGGCGGCGCTTGAAGCCCCGGGGAGATTTTCCGAGCAACGACCTCGTTCCAGGTTCCGGGCGCAGACCGCGCCTGTGACCTCGCGTCCTGACAGTGTCAACGATCTCAGCACCAGGTTTACTCATGCCTTCACCCAGTGA
- a CDS encoding MinD/ParA family protein yields the protein MPSPSENQSSASGRRDKPRPVRVIAVSSGKGGVGKTNVSVNLCAAMARTGKHVMLMDADLGLANVDLLLGLQPKRNLSHVLEGQCSLDEVVVEGPNGMLIVPAASGIADMADLGHAQHVGIIRAFSELTHPLDVLVVDTAAGLHDSVTSFCRAAHEVLVVVCDEPASITDAYALIKVLYRDHGVMRFRILANMVRNEQEDEGRSLFRKLVAVCDRFLDDVTLDYVGSIPYDDYLRKAVQRRQSVVEAFPSSPAARSFAALPSRIEQWPMPRGARGGIEFFVERLINSDQSDLEPAP from the coding sequence ATGCCTTCACCCAGTGAGAATCAAAGCAGCGCATCGGGGCGCCGGGACAAGCCCCGGCCGGTTCGGGTGATTGCCGTTTCCAGCGGCAAGGGGGGGGTGGGCAAGACCAATGTGTCAGTCAACCTGTGTGCCGCGATGGCGCGGACGGGCAAGCACGTCATGCTCATGGACGCTGACCTGGGTCTGGCGAACGTGGATCTTCTCCTGGGGCTGCAACCCAAGAGGAATCTGTCCCATGTGCTGGAAGGGCAGTGCAGCCTGGATGAGGTGGTGGTGGAGGGCCCCAACGGGATGCTGATTGTCCCGGCGGCCTCTGGCATCGCCGATATGGCGGACCTGGGGCACGCCCAGCATGTGGGCATCATTCGCGCCTTCAGCGAACTCACTCACCCCCTGGACGTGTTGGTGGTGGACACTGCGGCAGGTCTGCATGACAGCGTGACCAGTTTCTGCCGGGCGGCCCATGAGGTGTTGGTGGTGGTCTGTGACGAACCAGCCTCCATCACGGATGCCTATGCACTGATCAAGGTCCTGTATCGGGACCACGGCGTCATGCGGTTCCGCATTCTGGCCAACATGGTGCGCAACGAGCAGGAAGACGAGGGGCGGAGCCTGTTCCGCAAGCTGGTCGCCGTGTGTGACCGTTTTCTTGACGACGTCACGCTCGACTATGTGGGGTCGATTCCCTACGACGACTATCTTCGCAAGGCCGTGCAGCGTCGTCAGTCCGTGGTGGAGGCCTTTCCCTCTTCGCCGGCGGCCCGGTCCTTTGCGGCCTTGCCCTCGCGTATAGAACAATGGCCCATGCCCCGAGGGGCCCGGGGCGGCATCGAATTTTTTGTGGAACGTCTGATCAATAGCGATCAGAGTGATCTGGAGCCAGCACCATAA
- a CDS encoding RNA polymerase sigma factor FliA, with translation MYASQQLDSNTLVDEHVALVKRIAYHLLARLPANVQVDDLIQSGIIGLLEAARHYDPSQGASFETYAGIRIRGAMLDEVRRSDWTPRSVHRHSRQISEVIRQIENREGREASAAEIAEALGVDMTTYQDMLRDAVSSRVLGFDDLGDDDSSAENLLTSDGPDPLMDLTRTDFKKALVENIGELPERERLVLSLYYDEELNLREIGQVLGVSESRVCQLHGQALMRLKARMGDWVGDGVRV, from the coding sequence ATGTATGCCAGCCAACAGTTGGATTCCAATACCCTGGTGGATGAGCATGTCGCCCTCGTCAAGCGCATTGCTTACCACCTGCTGGCGCGCCTGCCAGCCAATGTGCAGGTCGATGATCTGATTCAGTCGGGCATCATCGGCCTGCTGGAGGCTGCCCGTCATTACGATCCGTCCCAGGGGGCGAGTTTCGAAACCTATGCGGGTATCCGCATCCGCGGGGCCATGCTGGATGAGGTGCGTCGCAGTGACTGGACGCCCCGTTCCGTGCATCGTCACTCACGGCAGATCAGTGAAGTGATCCGCCAGATCGAGAATCGGGAAGGGCGGGAGGCCTCGGCAGCCGAGATCGCCGAGGCGCTCGGCGTGGATATGACCACCTATCAGGACATGCTCCGTGATGCGGTCTCAAGCCGGGTGCTGGGTTTCGATGATCTGGGGGATGACGATTCCTCGGCAGAAAACCTGCTGACCTCCGATGGGCCGGATCCGCTGATGGATCTGACGCGAACCGATTTCAAGAAGGCGCTGGTGGAGAACATCGGCGAGTTGCCGGAACGGGAAAGACTCGTGCTGTCCCTGTATTATGACGAGGAATTGAACCTGCGGGAGATTGGTCAGGTGCTGGGGGTGAGTGAATCCCGGGTCTGTCAACTCCATGGCCAGGCGCTGATGCGACTCAAGGCGCGCATGGGCGACTGGGTGGGGGATGGGGTTCGGGTCTGA
- a CDS encoding chemotaxis response regulator CheY, with protein sequence MKILIVDDFSTMRRIIKNLLRDLGYNNTSEADDGHTALPMLQNGNFDFLVTDWNMPIMPGIDLLRAVRADPRIKDMPVLMVTAEAKREQIVEAAQAGVNGYIVKPFTAETLREKIDRIFERLEQNG encoded by the coding sequence ATGAAGATCCTCATTGTGGATGACTTTTCCACAATGCGGCGCATCATCAAGAACTTGCTGCGGGATCTTGGGTACAACAACACCTCCGAGGCGGATGACGGACATACGGCGTTACCCATGCTGCAAAATGGTAACTTCGATTTTCTGGTCACCGACTGGAACATGCCCATCATGCCCGGCATCGATCTGCTTCGCGCAGTGAGGGCAGACCCCCGCATCAAGGATATGCCCGTGCTGATGGTGACGGCAGAAGCCAAGCGCGAACAGATCGTCGAGGCGGCTCAGGCGGGCGTGAACGGCTACATCGTCAAGCCGTTCACGGCGGAAACCCTGCGGGAAAAGATCGACAGGATCTTCGAACGTCTCGAGCAAAACGGTTGA
- a CDS encoding protein phosphatase CheZ has protein sequence MDKSQDSDKEALFRKEQLERARELVQMMEAGQEDKAGHLIEELGRMHESMLFQELGKLTRDLHEALNSFRLDTRLSELTHQDIPDAKERLNYVVAMTEQAAHRTLNAVEENLPVAESLATRAGELGAEWTRFRQREMSLEEFRQVSQQLSDFLADTERDADKLRKGLSEVLMAQDFQDLTGQVIRRVMTLVQDLEDNLVGLVRVSGQRLTKPETDKNAADPRKDAGPASAGTGPAVSGTSDKGEVVSGQDDVDDLLSSLGF, from the coding sequence ATGGATAAGAGTCAAGACAGCGACAAAGAGGCCCTTTTCAGGAAGGAGCAACTGGAGCGGGCCCGGGAACTGGTCCAGATGATGGAGGCCGGCCAGGAAGACAAGGCGGGCCACCTGATCGAGGAACTGGGCCGCATGCACGAGAGCATGCTGTTCCAGGAACTGGGCAAACTCACCCGCGACCTGCACGAGGCGCTCAATAGTTTCCGCCTTGATACACGCCTGTCCGAACTCACTCATCAGGACATCCCTGATGCCAAGGAACGTCTTAACTACGTGGTGGCCATGACGGAGCAGGCTGCCCATCGCACGCTCAACGCGGTGGAGGAGAATCTGCCCGTGGCGGAGTCGCTGGCCACTCGCGCCGGGGAACTGGGTGCGGAGTGGACGCGGTTTCGCCAGCGCGAGATGTCTCTCGAGGAGTTCAGGCAGGTGAGCCAGCAATTGAGCGACTTTCTCGCGGATACGGAGCGGGATGCGGACAAGCTGCGCAAGGGTCTGTCCGAAGTCTTGATGGCCCAGGACTTTCAGGACCTGACCGGTCAGGTGATTCGCCGGGTCATGACCCTGGTTCAGGATCTGGAAGACAACCTGGTGGGGCTGGTGAGGGTATCGGGGCAGCGACTGACCAAACCCGAGACCGACAAGAACGCGGCTGATCCACGCAAGGATGCCGGCCCTGCCAGCGCCGGCACGGGTCCCGCAGTCTCCGGGACCTCCGACAAGGGGGAAGTGGTCAGCGGGCAGGACGATGTGGACGATCTGCTCTCCAGCCTGGGTTTCTGA